A window of the Streptomyces griseochromogenes genome harbors these coding sequences:
- a CDS encoding TetR/AcrR family transcriptional regulator, giving the protein MSRKQMVRPGGRSARVQASVHTAVRELLSEVGRDALTVPLVAQRAGVTPSTIYRRWGDLQELLSDVAVERLRPDTAPGDHGDLRSDLAAWAEQFLDEMASPSGRAYVRDALLGDPDGGNAGRCSAYAAEQIDALLARATDREENAPDVETVMDRVVAPLMYRILFRPAALDAAYARRLVAGLLGTEEGSGQ; this is encoded by the coding sequence ATGAGTCGTAAGCAGATGGTGCGCCCCGGCGGGCGCAGCGCCCGGGTCCAGGCATCGGTGCACACCGCTGTACGCGAACTCCTGTCGGAGGTGGGCCGCGACGCTCTGACGGTGCCGCTGGTCGCCCAGCGCGCGGGAGTCACCCCGTCGACGATCTACCGCCGCTGGGGCGACCTGCAGGAGCTGCTCTCGGACGTCGCGGTGGAGCGCCTGCGACCCGACACGGCGCCGGGGGACCACGGTGACCTGCGCTCGGACCTGGCGGCCTGGGCCGAACAGTTCCTCGACGAGATGGCGTCCCCCTCGGGCCGCGCCTACGTCCGCGACGCCCTGCTCGGCGACCCGGACGGCGGCAACGCCGGTCGGTGCTCGGCCTACGCGGCCGAGCAGATCGACGCCCTTCTCGCCCGTGCGACCGACCGCGAGGAGAACGCCCCCGACGTCGAGACGGTCATGGACCGCGTGGTCGCCCCCTTGATGTACCGCATCCTCTTCCGTCCGGCCGCGCTCGACGCCGCGTACGCGCGTCGGCTCGTGGCCGGACTCCTCGGTACGGAGGAGGGGTCCGGTCAGTGA
- a CDS encoding MFS transporter, with translation MSASSAPPNPPRWVILVLALACGVGVSTIYFPQAISSLVAADLDVPEGSAALVVTAAQFGYAGGIFLLVPLGDRLPHRRLLVTLLTLTALGLFAAGTAPTLWVLVAASAATGVTTVVPQIILPMAAGLVPAERHGAVTGTVGSGLIGGILLARTFGGTLGTWLGWRAPYLVAAVVVLALAAVLSRVVPDTTPPSRRSYPALIAAPLRLLREEPDLRRSCLYQTAVFAGFSAAWTALTLLLTGPVYGMGAQAVGVLGLVGAASMFGTPIAGRAVDRRGPDAVSLRCLLGVAGAAGVLALGGTGGVAGLVALAGGMLLLDVAVQCGQVANQARNFALRPAARARINTAYMTCVFIGGSVGSWLGVRAYDRFGWPGVTALVALTAVIVLARHLTRGRTAPKGAEAERVAVPEVRSPGH, from the coding sequence GTGTCCGCGTCCTCCGCACCACCGAATCCGCCCCGTTGGGTGATCCTCGTCCTGGCCCTCGCCTGCGGCGTGGGTGTCTCGACGATCTACTTCCCGCAGGCGATCAGCTCCCTGGTCGCCGCCGACCTCGACGTCCCGGAAGGCTCGGCGGCCCTCGTCGTCACCGCGGCCCAGTTCGGCTATGCGGGCGGCATCTTCCTGCTCGTGCCGCTGGGCGACCGGCTGCCGCACCGGCGCCTGCTCGTCACCCTGCTCACCCTGACCGCCCTCGGGCTGTTCGCCGCCGGGACGGCCCCCACGCTCTGGGTCCTCGTCGCCGCGAGCGCGGCCACCGGCGTCACCACCGTCGTGCCGCAGATCATCCTTCCCATGGCCGCCGGACTGGTCCCCGCCGAACGGCACGGAGCCGTCACCGGCACGGTGGGCAGCGGCCTCATCGGCGGCATCCTGCTGGCCCGCACCTTCGGCGGCACGCTCGGCACCTGGCTGGGCTGGCGTGCCCCCTATCTGGTGGCCGCGGTGGTCGTGCTCGCCCTCGCGGCGGTCCTCTCCCGTGTGGTCCCGGACACCACACCACCCTCCCGCCGGTCCTACCCCGCGCTCATAGCCGCCCCCCTGCGCCTGCTGAGAGAGGAGCCCGACCTGCGCCGTTCCTGTCTCTATCAGACCGCCGTCTTCGCGGGCTTCAGCGCGGCCTGGACCGCGCTCACCCTGCTCCTGACCGGACCGGTGTACGGCATGGGTGCCCAGGCCGTGGGAGTGCTGGGGCTGGTCGGAGCCGCCAGCATGTTCGGAACGCCGATCGCCGGACGCGCCGTCGACCGCAGGGGGCCGGACGCGGTCAGCCTCCGGTGTCTGCTCGGGGTCGCCGGCGCGGCGGGCGTGCTGGCACTGGGTGGAACGGGCGGCGTGGCCGGGCTGGTCGCGCTGGCCGGCGGCATGCTGCTGCTCGACGTGGCCGTGCAATGCGGCCAGGTCGCCAACCAGGCGCGCAACTTCGCCCTGCGCCCAGCGGCACGGGCGCGGATCAACACCGCCTACATGACGTGCGTGTTCATCGGCGGAAGCGTGGGGTCCTGGCTCGGGGTGCGGGCCTATGACCGGTTCGGCTGGCCCGGGGTGACCGCCCTGGTGGCGCTGACGGCCGTGATCGTCCTCGCTCGGCACCTGACCCGGGGCCGTACGGCACCCAAGGGTGCCGAGGCCGAACGCGTCGCCGTCCCTGAGGTCCGGTCACCCGGTCACTGA
- a CDS encoding CGNR zinc finger domain-containing protein, with the protein MSTTHRFRQGAGRPCLDFLRTLRHRGTSGAVEELPDAESLAAWARQCGPCPAAPGDADHALVHTAQELREAIHRLIGSARAHRAPDTRARELVNRAAAHAVPVPGLAASGRLEWHADDPVRATLALVARDTLDLITSPALDRVRDCAGTACGALFLDTSRPGTRRWCSMDTCGNRAKKEALRRKAPA; encoded by the coding sequence GTGTCTACGACTCACCGCTTCCGCCAGGGCGCCGGCCGCCCCTGCCTGGACTTCCTCCGCACCCTGCGCCACCGGGGCACGTCCGGCGCCGTGGAGGAACTGCCCGACGCCGAGTCGCTGGCCGCCTGGGCACGGCAGTGCGGCCCCTGCCCGGCCGCGCCCGGCGACGCCGATCACGCCCTGGTGCACACGGCACAGGAGCTGCGCGAGGCGATCCATCGGCTGATCGGCTCCGCCCGTGCGCACCGGGCCCCCGACACCCGGGCGCGCGAGCTGGTCAACCGTGCCGCCGCGCACGCCGTCCCCGTACCCGGCCTGGCCGCGTCGGGCCGCCTCGAGTGGCATGCCGACGACCCCGTCCGCGCCACCCTCGCCCTGGTGGCCCGCGACACCCTGGACCTGATCACCTCCCCGGCCCTCGACCGGGTGCGCGACTGCGCCGGGACCGCCTGCGGCGCCCTGTTCCTGGACACCTCGCGCCCCGGCACACGCCGCTGGTGCTCGATGGACACCTGCGGAAACCGCGCGAAGAAGGAGGCGCTGCGCCGCAAGGCGCCCGCCTAG
- a CDS encoding ArsR/SmtB family transcription factor, with translation MTDIAPSPDPDLVNALRALSNPMRLQMLQWLRDPELHFPMETAIADPAEVGVCVSHLQAKAGLAQSTVSAYMAELQRAGLVRATRVGKWTHYRRDEQRIADLVTALGRTL, from the coding sequence ATGACGGACATCGCACCCTCCCCGGATCCGGACCTGGTCAACGCGCTGCGGGCGCTGTCCAACCCGATGCGGCTGCAGATGCTGCAGTGGCTGCGCGATCCCGAGCTGCACTTCCCCATGGAGACGGCGATCGCCGATCCGGCGGAGGTGGGTGTGTGCGTGAGCCACCTTCAGGCGAAGGCGGGGCTGGCCCAGTCCACCGTGTCGGCCTACATGGCCGAACTGCAGCGCGCGGGGCTGGTGCGTGCGACCCGCGTGGGCAAGTGGACCCATTACAGGCGGGACGAGCAGCGCATCGCCGACCTCGTCACCGCGCTGGGCCGGACGCTCTAA
- a CDS encoding effector-associated constant component EACC1 — translation MDLQIRIEGGPVDEYVALADWLNGNRDFRGRVRQELGPPTDGTLGGEWVDMLTIAVGSGGLGVALTNSLNKWLENRRAGLVAKVTVTSKRRTVKLRARDANAEAVQLLGEILRDADER, via the coding sequence ATGGATCTGCAGATCCGCATCGAGGGCGGGCCGGTCGACGAGTATGTCGCGCTGGCCGACTGGCTGAACGGCAACCGCGATTTCCGCGGCCGGGTCCGCCAGGAGCTTGGCCCGCCTACGGACGGGACGCTGGGCGGGGAATGGGTCGATATGCTCACGATCGCGGTCGGCTCCGGCGGGCTCGGTGTCGCCCTGACCAACTCGTTGAACAAATGGCTGGAGAACCGGCGCGCCGGCCTCGTCGCCAAGGTCACCGTCACCTCGAAACGCCGCACCGTGAAACTACGCGCCCGTGACGCCAACGCCGAGGCGGTGCAACTGCTCGGCGAGATCCTGCGCGACGCCGATGAGCGGTAA
- a CDS encoding caspase, EACC1-associated type, with the protein MIGIPRYQKDARYRSYTAVGNSVEGMYQLLVESGLCGWREEQVEKIVNPANAGQLMGRLRQLAAETTGVLLLYFVGHGQPSEHTGELCLAIADTDHANPDATGLEYAKIKRTLHSGTPAATRIAILDCCYSGRAIGLGADDDGTQLADLSDCAGVYTLTAADERAHVPPDGEGHPRTAFTGELLELLTRDGVPGGPDGLALGAIFPHLRQRLAAKGLPRPNQRSDDTAAAFVFACNHATPPPGQPPREADTATSASTSGRAVPRQDADVSPLSSERVGERRVAPQTGRRSAGTRTPTGPRARRRILAAVLTAAVVLTGAVGWVMWPQAQGVALPGLTPAGQMTAPTGVDTAVFSHDGHTLATAGSDGTVLLWNTASHQQVGQPIGPIAANSHPGIAFTADDRALRTASCDAGQRQEECVTARLWDTTSGQQTRKPTVIPRKITSWPLWVLSPHGRTLATSDTSSCTVRNLDSGQKTDLAANANCDGETAAFSPDDHTVILGRITTVWVADTSSGRTIASFALGTGSTIECIALSPDNRTFAVALSDNTVQLWDIASGRQTGSTLTGLTKSAIVLVFSPDGRALAAAGGDGTAVVWDTASQRHFGDPLTGVNAIAFNPDDQTLVTGGLDHTIRLWNLPPRETSGTSTGDH; encoded by the coding sequence TTGATCGGCATTCCCCGCTACCAGAAAGACGCCAGGTACCGGTCGTACACCGCCGTCGGCAACAGCGTCGAGGGCATGTACCAGTTGCTGGTCGAATCGGGCCTGTGCGGTTGGCGCGAGGAACAGGTTGAGAAGATCGTCAATCCCGCCAACGCCGGGCAGCTCATGGGCCGGCTGCGCCAGCTGGCGGCCGAGACCACCGGGGTGCTGCTGCTCTACTTCGTCGGCCACGGCCAGCCCAGCGAGCACACCGGCGAGCTGTGCCTGGCCATCGCCGACACCGACCACGCCAACCCCGACGCCACCGGCCTGGAGTACGCCAAGATCAAGAGGACGCTGCACAGCGGCACACCGGCCGCCACCAGGATCGCGATCCTGGACTGCTGCTACTCCGGGCGGGCCATCGGGCTCGGCGCCGACGACGACGGTACGCAACTAGCGGACCTCAGTGACTGCGCGGGCGTCTACACCCTCACCGCTGCCGACGAGCGCGCCCACGTACCGCCCGACGGCGAGGGTCACCCGCGTACCGCTTTCACCGGCGAGTTGCTGGAACTGCTGACCCGTGACGGCGTCCCCGGCGGCCCGGATGGTTTGGCACTCGGGGCGATCTTCCCGCACCTACGGCAACGGCTGGCGGCCAAAGGGCTCCCCCGTCCCAACCAGCGCAGCGACGACACCGCGGCCGCGTTCGTCTTCGCCTGCAACCATGCGACACCACCACCCGGCCAGCCTCCTAGGGAGGCGGATACGGCGACGAGCGCTAGCACGTCAGGTCGGGCAGTGCCGCGCCAGGACGCTGACGTCTCGCCTCTTAGCAGCGAGCGGGTTGGCGAGCGCCGGGTCGCCCCACAGACAGGGCGCCGCTCGGCCGGTACCCGAACGCCAACCGGCCCACGTGCCCGTCGACGGATCCTGGCCGCTGTGCTGACAGCAGCCGTCGTGCTGACCGGGGCCGTGGGCTGGGTGATGTGGCCCCAGGCGCAGGGCGTCGCCCTGCCTGGCCTCACTCCCGCCGGGCAGATGACCGCGCCCACCGGCGTGGACACAGCGGTGTTCAGCCACGACGGCCACACCCTGGCCACAGCGGGTTCCGACGGCACGGTGCTGCTGTGGAACACTGCCAGTCACCAGCAGGTCGGCCAGCCCATAGGTCCCATCGCCGCCAACTCTCACCCAGGCATCGCATTCACCGCCGATGACCGCGCCCTGCGAACCGCCAGCTGCGACGCGGGCCAGCGCCAGGAGGAGTGCGTTACCGCCAGGCTGTGGGACACCACCAGCGGCCAGCAGACCCGAAAACCCACCGTCATCCCCCGAAAGATCACCAGTTGGCCGCTTTGGGTACTGAGCCCTCACGGTCGCACCCTGGCAACCAGCGATACGAGTTCCTGCACTGTGAGGAATCTCGATAGCGGCCAGAAAACGGATTTGGCTGCGAATGCGAACTGTGACGGAGAAACAGCCGCATTCAGCCCCGACGACCACACTGTCATTTTAGGGCGCATCACCACGGTTTGGGTGGCTGACACGTCCAGCGGACGCACGATCGCATCCTTCGCCCTTGGAACGGGCAGCACCATCGAATGTATTGCGCTCAGCCCTGACAATCGGACCTTCGCCGTCGCCCTCAGCGATAACACCGTGCAGTTGTGGGATATCGCCTCCGGTCGGCAGACCGGTTCCACCCTCACTGGCCTCACCAAGTCGGCGATCGTCCTCGTGTTCAGCCCCGACGGCCGTGCCCTGGCCGCAGCCGGTGGCGACGGCACGGCTGTGGTGTGGGACACCGCCAGCCAACGACATTTCGGCGACCCGCTCACCGGCGTCAACGCGATCGCCTTCAACCCCGACGATCAGACCCTTGTCACCGGGGGCCTCGACCACACCATCCGGCTATGGAACCTGCCACCCAGAGAGACCAGCGGCACATCGACAGGTGACCACTGA
- a CDS encoding TIGR03620 family F420-dependent LLM class oxidoreductase, translating into MSGGKRLGLGTFGIYTFDFEHQPAAMIRDSVRELEELGWRALWIPELLGRDAFSHAGYLLSSTERLSVVNGIARIWSREARWTYGAALLLADAYPGRHILGLGFGGQPRPGVKPVAAMSAYLDELDAPDTPNPRPGIPIRRLLAAYGPRMPELARERADGAQTYHVNVAHTAQAREILGPDAFLAVEHAVLFETDPGRARTLAREHLHGYLNTPYNLAKFRRLGYTDDDFSGGGSDRLVDDLVFWGDPDTVVRKLRGHAEAGADHVAVQVIGVGPGDSALPHWRLLADALLPDETGEPGATR; encoded by the coding sequence ATGAGCGGCGGGAAGCGTCTGGGGCTCGGCACCTTCGGGATCTACACCTTCGACTTCGAGCACCAACCGGCCGCGATGATCCGGGATTCGGTCCGGGAGCTGGAGGAACTGGGCTGGCGTGCGCTGTGGATCCCCGAGCTGCTCGGGCGGGACGCGTTCAGCCACGCCGGTTATCTGCTGTCGTCCACCGAGCGGCTGAGCGTCGTCAACGGCATCGCCCGGATCTGGTCTCGCGAGGCGCGATGGACGTACGGCGCCGCCCTGTTGCTCGCGGACGCCTATCCGGGCCGGCACATCCTGGGCCTCGGCTTCGGCGGTCAGCCACGCCCGGGGGTCAAGCCGGTCGCCGCCATGTCCGCGTACCTGGACGAGCTGGACGCCCCGGACACGCCCAACCCTCGTCCCGGGATTCCGATCCGGCGCCTGCTGGCCGCCTACGGCCCCCGGATGCCGGAGCTGGCCCGTGAGCGCGCCGACGGAGCCCAGACCTACCACGTGAACGTGGCCCACACCGCGCAGGCCAGGGAGATCCTCGGTCCGGACGCCTTTCTGGCCGTCGAGCACGCGGTACTGTTCGAGACCGATCCCGGCAGGGCCCGGACCCTCGCCCGCGAGCACCTGCACGGCTACCTCAACACTCCTTACAACCTGGCGAAGTTCCGCAGGCTCGGGTACACCGACGACGACTTCTCGGGCGGCGGCAGCGACCGTCTGGTGGACGACCTGGTGTTCTGGGGCGACCCGGACACCGTCGTACGGAAGCTGCGCGGCCACGCCGAGGCGGGCGCCGACCACGTCGCCGTCCAGGTGATCGGCGTCGGGCCCGGCGATTCGGCACTGCCGCACTGGCGCCTGCTCGCCGACGCGCTGCTGCCCGACGAGACCGGGGAGCCCGGGGCTACCCGCTGA
- a CDS encoding acyl-CoA synthetase: protein MTQGHGSTVDGVLRRSARRTPARVAVEYRERSWTYEELDGAVSRAAGLLLAEGLAPGDRVGTYGHNSDAYLIAFLACARAGLVHVPVNQNLTGDDLAYIIGQSGSALVLADPGLAGRLPERVRVVPLRDTDDSFLARLAEVPPYDAEPRTEDLVQLLYTSGTTALPKGAMMTHRALVHEYLSAITALDLSAGDRPAHALPLYHSAQMHVFLLPYLAVGATSVILDAPDGDRLFDLIEAGRVDSLFAPPTVWIGLANRPDFAERDLSGLRKAYYGASIMPVPVLRRLRERLPDLAFYNCFGQSEIGPLATVLGPDEHEGRLDSCGRTVLFVDARVVDDKGEDVPDGAPGEIVYRSPQLCEGYWNKPEETAEAFRDGWFHSGDLAVRDADGYFTIVDRVKDVINSGGVLVASRQVEDALYTHESVVEAAVIGLPDERWIEAVTAVVVARGEVTEDQLIAHVREKLTSFKAPKRVLFVDELPRNASGKILKRELRDRFSG, encoded by the coding sequence ATGACGCAGGGACACGGCAGCACGGTCGACGGGGTGCTGCGGCGCAGCGCCCGCCGCACCCCGGCGCGCGTCGCGGTGGAGTACCGCGAGCGCAGCTGGACCTACGAGGAACTCGACGGAGCCGTCTCCCGCGCGGCCGGCCTTCTCCTCGCCGAGGGGCTGGCCCCGGGCGACCGGGTCGGCACCTACGGTCACAACTCCGACGCCTACCTGATCGCCTTCCTCGCCTGCGCCCGCGCGGGCCTGGTCCATGTGCCGGTCAACCAGAACCTGACCGGCGACGACCTCGCGTACATCATCGGCCAGTCGGGCAGCGCGCTGGTCCTCGCCGACCCCGGCCTCGCCGGCCGGCTGCCGGAGCGGGTACGGGTGGTACCGCTGCGTGACACCGACGACTCCTTCCTCGCCCGGCTGGCCGAGGTGCCGCCTTACGACGCGGAACCGCGCACCGAGGACCTGGTGCAGCTGCTGTACACCTCCGGTACCACCGCCCTGCCCAAGGGTGCGATGATGACGCACCGGGCACTGGTGCACGAGTACTTGAGCGCGATCACGGCGCTCGATCTGAGCGCCGGCGACCGGCCCGCGCACGCGCTGCCGCTGTACCACTCGGCGCAGATGCACGTGTTCCTGCTGCCGTACCTCGCGGTCGGCGCGACCAGCGTCATCCTGGACGCGCCGGACGGGGACCGTCTCTTCGACCTGATCGAGGCGGGCCGCGTGGACAGCCTGTTCGCGCCGCCCACCGTGTGGATCGGCCTGGCGAACCGGCCCGACTTCGCCGAGCGCGACCTGAGCGGCCTGCGCAAGGCCTACTACGGCGCCTCGATCATGCCCGTGCCGGTGCTCCGGCGGCTGCGCGAACGGCTGCCGGACCTTGCTTTCTACAACTGCTTCGGGCAGAGCGAGATCGGCCCCCTGGCCACGGTGCTCGGGCCCGACGAGCACGAGGGCCGCCTCGACTCCTGCGGCCGGACCGTCCTGTTCGTGGACGCGCGGGTGGTCGACGACAAGGGCGAGGACGTCCCCGACGGCGCTCCCGGTGAAATCGTCTACCGCTCACCGCAGTTGTGCGAGGGTTACTGGAACAAGCCCGAGGAGACCGCCGAGGCCTTCCGCGACGGCTGGTTCCACTCCGGCGACCTCGCCGTGCGCGACGCGGACGGCTACTTCACCATCGTCGACCGGGTGAAGGACGTCATCAACTCCGGTGGTGTGCTGGTGGCTTCCCGCCAGGTGGAGGACGCGCTCTACACCCACGAGTCGGTCGTCGAGGCCGCCGTGATCGGCCTGCCCGACGAGCGGTGGATCGAAGCCGTCACGGCCGTCGTCGTCGCGCGCGGAGAGGTGACGGAGGATCAGCTCATCGCCCATGTGAGAGAGAAACTGACGTCCTTCAAGGCGCCCAAGCGGGTGCTGTTCGTGGACGAACTGCCGCGCAACGCCAGCGGGAAGATCCTCAAGCGCGAACTGCGGGACCGGTTCAGCGGGTAG
- a CDS encoding cytochrome P450 — protein MSHVVPEQERAWKVGTAPGIFPLVGHGIALYRRPLAFLNSLPAYGDLVEIRLGPQRAWMVCHPELVHRMLKDTRTFDKGGPLFDRLRTLMGNGVVTCPHQDHRRQRRLLQPAFRPSRLAERADLLGEEAEAVCREWEAGRQVDISAAMMALTTRVISRVLFSDSLDTGTAAEVRQCLAAIVHGLFVRTVVPIDALFRVPTPANRRYRRAVERTHAIIDAAIAERRRGDPRDDLLGTLLQATHGDGAEPAVTAQEVHDQLVSLLLAGTESTALCLASAFSLLAQNPEAERRLHAEVDAVLPGGRRPGPDDLPRLVHTRAVVTETLRHSPPGWLFTRVTTRETEFAGCRLPRGATVLYSPYLLHHDPAWFPDPGRFLPDRWLPGPGAAGAHGALIPFATGSRTCIGEAFAMAEATVALATVAGRWRLRHVPGPVEPPRPGATLGPRSLVMICESRARVPVGTALHTGSRAPGATQASRVQASRMSGDSGVDDA, from the coding sequence ATGAGCCACGTTGTGCCTGAACAGGAACGTGCTTGGAAGGTGGGTACTGCGCCAGGCATATTCCCATTAGTTGGCCACGGTATCGCCTTGTACCGTCGCCCGCTGGCTTTTCTGAATTCTTTGCCCGCGTATGGGGATCTGGTCGAGATACGGCTGGGTCCCCAGCGGGCCTGGATGGTGTGTCACCCGGAGTTGGTCCACCGAATGCTCAAGGACACACGCACCTTCGACAAAGGGGGTCCGCTGTTCGACAGGCTCCGGACCCTGATGGGCAACGGTGTTGTCACCTGCCCTCACCAGGACCACCGGCGGCAGCGCAGGCTGCTGCAACCTGCCTTCCGCCCTTCCCGCCTCGCCGAGCGGGCGGACCTGTTGGGTGAGGAAGCCGAGGCGGTGTGCCGCGAGTGGGAGGCCGGCCGGCAGGTCGACATCAGCGCGGCCATGATGGCGTTGACGACGCGGGTGATCAGCCGTGTCCTCTTCTCCGACTCGCTGGACACCGGGACGGCCGCCGAGGTACGGCAGTGTCTGGCCGCCATCGTCCACGGCCTGTTCGTCCGCACCGTCGTGCCCATCGACGCCCTGTTCCGCGTGCCCACGCCCGCGAACCGCCGTTACCGGCGCGCGGTCGAGCGCACTCACGCGATCATCGACGCGGCCATCGCCGAGCGACGTCGGGGCGACCCCCGTGACGACCTGCTGGGGACGCTGCTCCAGGCCACGCACGGCGACGGCGCGGAACCGGCGGTCACCGCGCAGGAGGTCCATGATCAGCTCGTCTCGCTCCTGCTCGCCGGAACCGAGAGCACCGCCCTGTGCCTGGCGTCCGCCTTCAGCCTGCTGGCGCAGAACCCGGAGGCGGAGCGCCGGCTGCACGCCGAGGTCGATGCCGTTCTCCCCGGGGGAAGGCGGCCCGGGCCCGACGATCTGCCACGCCTCGTCCACACCCGGGCCGTCGTCACCGAGACGTTGCGCCACTCACCGCCGGGCTGGCTCTTCACCCGTGTCACCACCAGGGAGACGGAGTTCGCCGGGTGCCGTCTCCCCCGGGGAGCCACCGTTCTGTACAGCCCCTACCTGCTGCACCACGATCCCGCGTGGTTCCCCGACCCCGGGCGCTTCCTCCCCGACCGCTGGCTGCCGGGCCCGGGCGCCGCCGGGGCGCACGGTGCGCTGATCCCGTTCGCCACGGGCAGCCGCACATGCATCGGCGAGGCGTTCGCCATGGCCGAGGCCACGGTCGCCCTCGCCACCGTCGCCGGCCGCTGGCGTCTGCGCCATGTGCCGGGTCCCGTCGAACCACCCCGTCCCGGAGCGACACTGGGGCCCCGGTCTCTCGTCATGATCTGCGAGTCGCGTGCGCGCGTGCCGGTCGGCACCGCCCTGCACACCGGTTCTCGCGCGCCTGGAGCGACTCAGGCATCCCGCGTACAGGCTTCCCGAATGTCAGGTGACAGCGGTGTCGACGACGCATGA
- a CDS encoding (-)-alpha-amorphene synthase: MSTTHEEFTLASQGETPASNLKELIDAHLYMPFAFRSNPHESEAVAGVDAWLRARGLTDEPGVAAMIAYTRPAVLASYNSPTVDSGILQMVANQVAYQFIFDDRAEEVGRRSPGRLLSMLTESIAILRDGKPPSTLLGAALADLHRQVRERCTPAQAARWAWTGREYVHGLLYEAVAQDQRLPVPIDLSNSIRSLTAGVEPFCPLYEAAQPCEVPPEDLYHPAMRRLMRLSVDAAVWTADLFSAVKEQRTGGMINLALAHQRTHRCSLPVAVMLAIRQINDTIHEFQRHYAEIEPQLSPAGVGYVDGMVNWMRGCYYWSRTVPRYADTAAAPALL, from the coding sequence GTGTCGACGACGCATGAGGAATTCACGCTCGCATCACAAGGCGAGACTCCGGCCTCCAATCTGAAGGAACTGATCGACGCCCACCTCTACATGCCTTTTGCCTTCCGGAGCAATCCGCACGAATCCGAGGCGGTCGCCGGCGTCGACGCATGGCTGCGCGCGCGGGGGCTGACCGACGAACCGGGGGTGGCGGCGATGATCGCCTATACCCGGCCGGCCGTGCTCGCGTCCTACAACAGCCCGACCGTGGACTCCGGCATCCTCCAGATGGTGGCCAATCAAGTCGCCTACCAGTTCATCTTCGACGACCGGGCGGAAGAGGTCGGCCGGCGGTCGCCGGGCCGGCTGCTGTCCATGCTGACCGAGAGCATCGCGATCCTGCGGGACGGCAAACCGCCCAGCACCCTCTTGGGGGCGGCCCTGGCCGATCTTCATCGGCAGGTCCGGGAACGGTGCACACCGGCGCAAGCCGCGCGCTGGGCATGGACGGGCCGCGAGTACGTCCACGGCCTGCTGTACGAGGCGGTGGCCCAGGACCAGCGCCTCCCCGTACCCATCGATCTGTCCAACTCGATACGTTCGCTCACCGCGGGCGTCGAGCCCTTCTGCCCCCTGTACGAGGCGGCGCAACCCTGTGAAGTGCCTCCCGAGGACCTCTATCACCCGGCGATGCGGCGACTCATGCGTCTGTCGGTCGACGCGGCGGTGTGGACGGCCGACCTCTTCTCCGCGGTCAAGGAGCAACGGACAGGCGGCATGATCAACCTGGCCCTCGCCCACCAGCGCACCCACCGATGCTCGCTGCCGGTGGCCGTCATGCTGGCCATCCGGCAGATCAACGACACGATCCACGAGTTCCAGCGGCACTACGCGGAGATCGAACCGCAGCTGAGCCCTGCCGGCGTCGGCTACGTGGACGGGATGGTCAACTGGATGCGCGGTTGCTACTACTGGTCCCGTACGGTGCCGCGCTACGCGGACACGGCTGCGGCGCCCGCCCTCCTGTGA